CTacgtacacaccaggggcaattttactcatcagtctcaagaagggtcccaaaccgaaatgtcacctatccatgttctccagagatgctgcctgacgcgctgagttactccaccactttgtgtccttttgtgtaaaccagcatctgcggttccttgtttctacaaggataCTTTAAGCTGACAAACCCCCatttctttggtatgtgggagcacccagaggaaacccacgcagtcacagggggaaaatgcaaactccgtacacatagcaaccttagtcaggatcgaacctgggtctctggagctataaggcagcaactctatcaccacGCCGccttgatctgtttggatagcaagcagatcaaagcttttcactgatgagatgagtgaaatgagagcgttaaATTTACCAACAGTTTACAGTGTTTGCCTAATTAAGACTTTTCTTTCAATTGTAGTACCACTTTCGAAGCCAACAATTAGCTGTGTCGCAAATGACTCCATTATTCACCTGAACTGCTCTGTAAATAAACCTGTTAAAAAGGAATGGAAGCATGAAAACAGTACAGTGCAGCAAGGTGAACATTTTGATTTAACTCCTGAAGGAACCAACCTGGCAATATTGAATCCTAAAGAATCTTCTGGTGAATATACCTGCATCGTGAGGCAACCAGGAGAGCTGGTTCAGAGCGACCCTTTTAACATAAAAGAATGCTTTAAAAATGGTAAGACTATTATAAGAAAACATTTGTTTTTAGAGCGTAAAAACCATGAGATCATTTTTTttacaatgtgcactttatcTTAATTTAGAATCAGTGTGGCATTCACAAACTTATTGCTACATCGTTATGTTGGTGACCAACATGTATGTTAGTTTCAGTTTGTCCAAACTATGCTGTGGCTGGTGAACTTATTAAAGTATGGTTCAAATATAATGTTAAATCAGGGAGTCCAGGTATTACtgaatgtgcagaaaggaacatGGATgctcctcatctgctgagtttctccagcatttttgtctaccttcgattttccagcatctgcagttccttcttgaatgttTTGTTCTGATGATTGATTTGGTTTGATGATGATttccagaagggtcccgacccgaaacgtcacccatcctttttctccagagatgctgcctgacccgttgagttactccagcactttgtgtcgatctcgggtttagtttagtttagagaaacagcgtggaaacgtgcgcttcggcccaccgagtccacactggccagcgaacccctcacactaacactatcctacaaacacacccactctcactctcacactcactcactctcttttactggagccagttaacctacaaacaagtaCATCTTTGAGGAgtagaaggaaaccggaacacccagagaaaaccaatgcaggtcatggggagaacatacaaactccgtatagacagcgccaggatctgttgtcaggatcaaacccgcaacgctaccgctgtgccgccctgaaCCTAGTGTGTTCTGTTTCTGCCTCAACTggaaaattaaatttaaagttAAGTGGATCGGGTAACATACTCGAGTAGAAGCAGCTTAAATCtactgaacaaaacacaaagtgctggagtaacttaattcaatgattctttattatcacatgtacagacaTACAGTTAAATTCTTTATTgcttacagttcagtaaagtattgccatacctaagctcACTCCTCGATTAGCACAAAGAGCATAGAAATAATCCACAGAGACCGCACGCAATGGGCGgcaggttttggtgccattttcaaagtccagtctgcaCATTGAGTCTTCTGGAGCACCGCCCAATCcatgcaagccccaggctgctgcggggcctcagtgggttaggcagtatctgtggagggaatggacagaacattagaacatttcaggtcaggacccgtcttcagattgtagtagggggtagaaagctggaaaaagaggggaggggggggggggggggcaggtcaaAGCCTGGGTAGTGATATGGATACAGGTAAGGAGGGGctgattggtagatgggtggagtaagagacagtctggaggtgaaaaggagacacaaGGGTGTGGgatgagaggagtgaaatgtaaagccagaggaataGATGTAGGGGTGGAAGAAGCAGGAGAGGGGTGGGATAGTGGAgaaatgtggggggcggggggcacaGAAAAGGGAGATGGAGATTCTGTTCACGCATTTGGTGAAAAGGTCTGCGCGTTTGGTTCagctgcctaataacagctgggaagaaactgtccctgaatccggatgTGTGTTTTcccgcttctgtacctcttgccagaggggacatgagggagtggccggggtgcgacttgtccttgattatgctggtgtcctTGCCAAAGCCGCGCAAGGTGTAGATGGTCAGTGGAAGGgatgttggtttgcgtgatggtctgggctgcgttgacaattctctgcaatttcttgccgtctatGGAGTAGACAGGATGCAGCAGCCGTGGTTTAGGGCTCCCAGCTTTGTAGCTGTGACTCATGATTCCAGTAAGCAATCACCATGATACAGCCTTCCTCAGAgtcatggggagagaggagggcacCAGTCTTGTCTAACTACAGGCAAGGAGGTAAGAGTAGATTATTTTAATCAAGATCTGTTCATGGATGCACTTCagtcacagcacagaaacagggccttgggtccaacttgcccacgctgaccaagatgccccatctacattagtcccacctgcccacgtttggcccatattcaagTCTAATATCTGATTAGTTCCAATATGTGTATTCCAGGTATACATGTTGCAGTAGGATCATTCAGTAATTGATCCCATTGGTTGAGCTCATTTAACACGTGATATATTGAATCCAGTACATTTCATGAACTGAGtaaatagtgctggaggaactcttgtgggtcacgcagcatctgtggagggaatcggcAGAATGAAGAGGGGATCCGACCCTAAAATTTGccggcccattccctccacagatgctgcccaacctgctgagttactccagcattttgtgtctatatcttctgttgacatttttttctccattttttaaaatctttctttAGAAGAGGGACGAGATCATATCCTGCTGGCTATAGCAATAATTCCGATCATATTAGTTATTGTTGCCGTTTTATGTTGGTGTAAATTTAAACGTAAGTATTCACCTTCTCTACTTTCGTAATAAATGAATGTTGAATGTGATATGGACTGATTTTTGAGACTGTACCAGTGAAAGCATCTTAGCTCCTCCAATATAACAACTATGGTCAGTTGAAACAATCAGAAACGCCTCATTCTACTTTAGATAGataagagatacagcaaggagcaTTGGGTCCCTAAcatccatcaaccacccattcgcGACTCATCCccctttattctccccacattctcacactaggggcaatttacagagaccgatTAACCTTccaacccacaagtctttgggatgtgggaagaaacccacacacacacagggagaatgtgtaaactccacacagacagcagccatggtcgggatcgaacctgagtcgctggagctgtgagaccagctctaccagctgcgccaccccacCAATTTGTCCATTGCTTCTCAATCAAATCTCATTCcatcctcctctgcttcctctatTTACATAGGTAGGagctaaaaaaataaaatccATGGTGTCCTAGGAAATACCGATAGCTTTAGACCAGATAGAGAGCAGAACCTGCTTTGCCCCCTTGCAGAACCCGAtttattctggccttttctcacctccaattTATTCCCTCGCCAACACCTCTACttgcaatctgaagaaaggtttcaaacgtcacctattcattttctccagagaaggtgcctgacctgctgagttactccagcgttttgtgtctatcttcacaagatgccaaatgtggtctgaccagtaccTTATAAAGCCTCTGCATTCAATGCATTGAATTGCTAAAATACAGGATCAGTGTG
The Amblyraja radiata isolate CabotCenter1 chromosome 14, sAmbRad1.1.pri, whole genome shotgun sequence DNA segment above includes these coding regions:
- the LOC116980607 gene encoding carcinoembryonic antigen-related cell adhesion molecule 1-like isoform X1 — encoded protein: MARALSAAFLLGIISMCKSFNIQLVNGLEGTNVTFPFTRPAKTDEILFTFEDNKVLEWEFDRNISYFGKFSERANLIGNTIMIKNLLLNDSGIYKLSFTSTTGSVVEEIYQLVVNVPLSKPTISCVANDSIIHLNCSVNKPVKKEWKHENSTVQQGEHFDLTPEGTNLAILNPKESSGEYTCIVRQPGELVQSDPFNIKECFKNEEGRDHILLAIAIIPIILVIVAVLCWCKFKRKYSPSLLS
- the LOC116980607 gene encoding carcinoembryonic antigen-related cell adhesion molecule 1-like isoform X2; the encoded protein is MCKSFNIQLVNGLEGTNVTFPFTRPAKTDEILFTFEDNKVLEWEFDRNISYFGKFSERANLIGNTIMIKNLLLNDSGIYKLSFTSTTGSVVEEIYQLVVNVPLSKPTISCVANDSIIHLNCSVNKPVKKEWKHENSTVQQGEHFDLTPEGTNLAILNPKESSGEYTCIVRQPGELVQSDPFNIKECFKNEEGRDHILLAIAIIPIILVIVAVLCWCKFKRKYSPSLLS